The window atttataaaagaaaagtgAAAAGAACAGAAGCATTTCCAAAGCAAGCAATAGTGCAAAAAAATCTTCTATGGACGGTCCGGGGAATAGCCGCCTTAAAATCGTCAGTCTCGACACCGAACTGTCCATAGAGACTATTCCTAATGAACTCATCATCGAGATACTCTCAAGAGTACCTGCGAAATCCATCGCAACTTGCCGCCGCGTCTTGAAGGAATGGAAATCCTTACTTCTTACTCCAGCTTTCACAGATTCTTTTCTAACCATTTCATCAGCGCAGCCGCGTATTTTGCTCACCTTTAAATGTAGCGGTAAGTGGCATTTCTGTACAGCTCCTCAGCCTCAACATCTTGATGAAGAGTTAAGTGTTGTAGAAGCAGATTATCATATGAGATTAAATGGAGGTTCGGGACCCGAAAGTTGTCTATCTGTCCAGGGATTTACGTGTCTTATCGATCGACCAAAAATAATGGGAAAGTACGAAAGGGTTCCTGTGATATGTAACCCTTCCACGGGTCAACACCTAACTTTACCCAAAGTTAAAGCGAAGAATTCTGATTTGAGAACCTTTTTTGGGTATGATCCCATCAAAAAACAGTTCAAGGTTCTGTGCATGACCGTGACAAACTACAGAAAACAAGTTAATTCCAAGGAGCATCAAGTTCTGACGAAAGGGAAGGGAAGACTATCCTGGAgaaagatcatatgtttgttTCCGCATTATCCTGAACGTGAGAGAGATGGGATATGCATCAACGGGATTTTGTATTACATAGCTCGGTCGGACAAGACTTGTTTGATAGCATCCTTTGATGTTGGGTCTGAAGAATTTAGACTGATAAATATGCCGGAGGGCTCTAACTTAACTTACATTTCGGCTTTGGTGAATTTCAAGGGAAAGCTATGTGCTGTGGTGGTGTATAGTGGTAGTCATGGTGAGTTATGGGTTCTAGACGATACCCAGAAAGAGAAATGGTCCAAGCATAGCTTTGATTCCCCAAATACAGATTTTGAGGAAGTAAAGTCAACATGGGCTACTGATACAGGTGAAATTGCTTGGGTCCTAAGTCGTTGGAAAAATCCATTCCATGTTTTCTTTTACAACCTGGATAGCAAGTGTGTCAGAAGAGTTGAAATTAAAGGAATTGATGATAAGGTATTGCTGGGTAAAGATCGTGTTATACAACATTTAAGTGTTACAAGCTATGTTGAAAATGTTATGATTCTGTAATAACTTTGGGTCTAATCCCGGGTTTGGTTCTAAGTGTTTGATCATTTCTGATTTGTATAATAGTTCAATGAATGTTTCTCCGTCTTGGTTGTTGCTTATGGATATTGTCTTGAATTTATCTGaatttctttttctaatttgACTCTCTTTCAATCTGACTCGActcatgttttgttttttataaaaaaaaattatacacttATGTATCACTACTAATCACTACATAGAAAAAGATGATAAATTTTTCATAGGAAATTTCACAATAGTAATTTTACTGCTATTTCTTTGGTTTAATTTGCTTGCTAAAGCGTGTTATGGCGAGCGTGAATGCTTTAAACAAGCCAACAATGATCATAGCAGAGAGAAGAAGCAAGAATATAGTAAGCTTATCAAGTTTCTTCATGTTAAAACATAAGTAAACTTAAGCCAATAAAGATTGTAGACACTGGAAACAAAATAAAGGAGGTCTTTTAGCTATTAGGGTCTTAATTAACTAACACTTGTTTATGATTGTGTTTACCGATTCCAAGACAATAAAAAAGGAGATAAAACCTTGAAATTATATGTTCAAACTCTGTTGTATGCAACCGACTTGCTGAAGAGCTTGCGGATGTAGAGAACCTGAAGACCACTTGCTGCTGCTAGGAATATATACTCTCCTACTGTGTAGAATATCACTCGCTTTCTCGTGCTCTCATTTGCTGCACCAaagaaatccaaaaaaaaaaaaacaaaatccatCACGAAAAGTAATGTCAGATCGTAAAGGTTGTATCTTTTGGGGTCAAACATAGGCTCTAAAGTTATTCTGCATCTGAAAACGTTCTTCATATCGCGGGAAtaaagttgatttttttttgtaaaaatgtaaaagatGAATGGAGAAAGACTCACTATGACGGTGACGGGTATCACGTGCTTTCAAATACTTTTGCTCAGAAACAACAGACTCCAAAGCCTCTCTCAGCTCAGCTATCTTAACATTCACCGGGTCCAAATGCTCTGAGAAGCATTCAAGCAAACAGGAGAGAAACACAGCATCAACaacaagaaaacacaaaacAGTCCCAACTCAATGCTCAATATAAGGAGGATGAACTGAAACAAACCGTCTTTAGCTAAGTCATGCTCGTTGGGGATATGACCAACGTGAATGTAGAAGGAGACAGTTTCAGGAGTAGAGTAAGGGTTGTGGAAACAAAACTTGTACATTCCACTTCTTGGTGCCTTGAACTCAAACTTATCTCCTGATGTTCCCTTCAACGTATGTACTATGTTCCCAGCAGGTGACGTCACCTATATCAACAATCCAAACCATTAAACACACTTTATCCAAGTCAATCAATTATCGAAAAATTCTACAAATTTCGATATAAAGCCTACAAATTTCAATACAAATTATACAATTTTGATTCCAGTCGAACTTTATCTCGAAATTCAGATCCGAAATCAGACAGAATAAACCAAAATCGATCGAAATTCAGACACAATCAGTCTGAAAATTTCATGGTAATAACTAATAACATATCAACCAAACATTCACAACATCGAAAGGAAATACATCTAAACCGGGATGATCTGATCTAAACCGGGAGAATCGAAAAGATGTCTCACCGTGAAATCCAAACCGGGATGATCAGATCCCCAGAAGATATCATGGTCGACGACGACGAAGTTTCCGGAGACGTTATCTCCTTCGTAGAGGACATACTCTTGTACGCATTCATCGTCGCTAACAGTAACCGAGA is drawn from Brassica rapa cultivar Chiifu-401-42 chromosome A05, CAAS_Brap_v3.01, whole genome shotgun sequence and contains these coding sequences:
- the LOC108871985 gene encoding putative F-box protein At1g46984 — encoded protein: MDGPGNSRLKIVSLDTELSIETIPNELIIEILSRVPAKSIATCRRVLKEWKSLLLTPAFTDSFLTISSAQPRILLTFKCSGKWHFCTAPQPQHLDEELSVVEADYHMRLNGGSGPESCLSVQGFTCLIDRPKIMGKYERVPVICNPSTGQHLTLPKVKAKNSDLRTFFGYDPIKKQFKVLCMTVTNYRKQVNSKEHQVLTKGKGRLSWRKIICLFPHYPERERDGICINGILYYIARSDKTCLIASFDVGSEEFRLINMPEGSNLTYISALVNFKGKLCAVVVYSGSHGELWVLDDTQKEKWSKHSFDSPNTDFEEVKSTWATDTGEIAWVLSRWKNPFHVFFYNLDSKCVRRVEIKGIDDKVLLGKDRVIQHLSVTSYVENVMIL
- the LOC103868964 gene encoding transmembrane emp24 domain-containing protein p24beta3 — its product is MERRQARSSKIHVFVLVCLILFSSIERISSLSVTVSDDECVQEYVLYEGDNVSGNFVVVDHDIFWGSDHPGLDFTVTSPAGNIVHTLKGTSGDKFEFKAPRSGMYKFCFHNPYSTPETVSFYIHVGHIPNEHDLAKDEHLDPVNVKIAELREALESVVSEQKYLKARDTRHRHTNESTRKRVIFYTVGEYIFLAAASGLQVLYIRKLFSKSVAYNRV